The genomic interval TCGTAACAGAAAAAACAGTAAAAACACATATTTCTAATATTTTTGCCAAACTACAAGTGCAAGACCGCACACAGGCAGCCCTATATGCAGTAAAGCATGGGCTGACAGAGGGTAGCGGGCAAATGTGAAAAGAGGTATCAGGGAGCATTCATGCTCTCTGATACCTCTTTATAATAAAGCTCGAGATGCGTATAATAGATAGCTTAGATATGGAGGGGATTGGTATGTCAATATCGGTTCGACAATCTTAATTCTATTAAAATATTATTTAAGTGAGGATTATTATGGGGCAACTAACATTTAGCGAGCTACAAAACTACTTAGCATTAAAATATAAAGAAGGACGAACTTCTTCTGCATTATTTATGAAATTAGTAGAAGAAATTGGTGAAGTTGCAGAGGTATTGAACCAATTAGAAGGTCGAAAGAAAATCGGCTTAGATGCTTCTTTAGAAAAAGAATTAGTTGATGTTATACACTACGCAATAGCTATTGCAAGTGTAAATAATATTGATTTAACAAAGGCAATTATCGAAAAAGACAAGGAAGCAGCAATTAAATATAATCAATCTCCCAACTTGGAGGAGTTTTTAGTAGCCCAACAAAAAATAAAATAACAGTATTCATTAATTATTTCTCAATTACTATTCAAATGAAAGCGTCCAAAAAGCCGGCTACGCAAGGCTTTTTGGACGCCACTCTCCTTTAAAAATGGTAATCATCCTCTTTCGGAGCTGGTATTTCATGTGGTTCAATATGCACAAGCACTACACAATATGGATTGAATTTTTTAATCGTATTTTCTATTTGCTCTGTGATTTCATGGCTTTCCCATACATTCAAATAAGGATTAACTGTTACGGTTACATCGACAAATGACATATTGCCATGGGAGCGCCCTTTAAAATCAACTAAGTCGCTTACACCATCCACTTTCCGAATAAGCTCACAAAGTGCCTCCGTATCTTCCGTATTAAAACCATCGGTTAATGTATGCACAGCTTCCCAAAATATTTCTATACCTGTTTTGACAATAATAATGCCGACAAGTAACGCTGTAATGACATCAATAATTGGAAAGCCGATAATAGCTGCACCAATACCGATAGCTGTGCCAATACTAACGAGGGCATCTGAGCGATTATCGTAGGCGGCTGCTTTAACAGCACTGCTATTGATTTTATTTGCTAGCGCAATATTGTAGCGGTAAACACCGTACATAATAACAGCACTAATTAGTGCAATAATTGCTGTTAACATAGAAGGTGTAGTGTGTGTAGGATTCCAAATGTTTTTAACAGAAGATATGAGTACTTGGATACCTACTGCAATCATAATAAATGCTGCGATTAATGAAGCTACTGTTTCCGCGCGCAAATGCCCGTATTGATGGTTATCATCTGCTGGCTTTTGAGAAATACGCAAACCAACTAATACGGCGATAGAAGCGATAATGTCCGTTGTGTTATTTAAGCCATCTGCTTTTAATGCGGCTGAGCTCCCGAGATAGCCGACAATCAATTTCATCGCGCTTAATGCAACATATGTACCAATTGATAACCATGCACCTTTTTCGCCAGCACGTAAATTTGTATATAGCTCCACAATGTTTCCTCCTAGAAAGATTTTTAGGCATACTAAAGGGCGTGTCTGAAAAGTTATGTTCAGACACGCCCTAATGGTGACATATGTTTATGTGACCATCGTAGTATTAATAAATAATGTTTAGAAAGTTAAAACTTATTGTAAATCAAAAGTATCGAATCAAATGTTTTCAATAAGATATAATCTAATAAAACAGCTATCATTGTCCGAAAAGCGTTATGTTAGACCACTTTTCGGATAACTCCTTAAACTTCTTCAATTAAATTATTTTCGGTTACTTCAATCTCTTCTAGCTTTTTGATTTCGAGATATAAAATATGATGACCGTCGGATTCCTTAATTGTAAATTGATAACCGTAAGCTTCGAATGTATCACCTTCGACTACATCAAAATGCTGTGTCATTACCCAGCCACCGATTGTATCAATATCTTCATCTTCAATTGCAATTCCTAAAATATCATTGACATTTTCTAAAAGCACTTTTGCATCAATAATATAATGATTTTCGCTTATTTCCTGTATTTCTGGTATTTCGTCAGCATCGAATTCGTCTTGAATATCACCGACAATTTCCTCGATAATATCTTCAATTGTTACTAAACCAGATGTACCACCGTATTCATCCAATAAAATAGCCAAATGGATGCGTTCTTGCTGGAACTTTAATAATAAGTCACTAATCGGAATTGTATCAATTACACGAATAACAGGTTGCATATAATCTTCTACTTTTGTTTCCCCATTTACAGGGTCTTTAATGTAAGCAGTTAATAAATGCTTCATGTTGACTAAGCCGACAACATGGTCTTTGTCGCCATCGGTAATTGGATAACGCGTATATTGTTCAACGCCCATTACTTCAAATACTTCTCGTAATGTTTGGTCTTTTTCAATGCTAATAATTTCAGTACGGGGTACCATAATTTCTTTTGCGATTCGATCAGAAAACTCGAAAATGCTATTTACATATTCGTATTCAGAGTGATTAATTTCTCCACCCTTTAAGCTATCTGATAAAATCATGCGAAGCTCTTCCTCGGAGTGGGCTGCTTCTGATTCAGAAACCAATTTTAAACCAAAAAGTCCTGTTAACGCACGAGCTGAGCCGTTTAATGCGCGAATGAAAGGATACATAATGTTATGGAATAAAATAAGTGGCCCTGCTAAATTTAATGTGACAGCCTCCGCTTTTTGAATAGCTAATGTTTTCGGCGCTAATTCCCCTACGACAACGTGTAAAAATGTCACAAGTGAAAAGGCAATAATAAATGAAAGAAGCGATGTAATGCGACCTTCTAAGCCAAATAACTCAAATAACGGATGTAAAATAAACGCAAATGTCGGCTCACCTAGCCATCCTAATCCGAGTGCGGTAATTGTAATACCGAGCTGACAGGCTGACAAATATTCATCTAAATTTGAAATTACTTTTTTCGCCTTCAACGCCTTTTTGTTACCTTCCGCTACAAGCTGGTCGATACGTGTAGCCCTTATTTTTACTATGGCAAACTCACTAGCAACAAAAAATGCCGTAGCAGCAATTAATAGAGCAAATGCTACAAGCCTTATGGTTAGCTCTCCTATATCTCCGTCCAAATAATTCCTTTATTTGCGGCCCAGATGAGGGTGGCAAATAAAGAGTACACCTCCTATAATAGAAAAATTTTTTGAATACTTTTATCATAAAAGATTTCTCACTAAAAAACAATTTTTGCTGACGATTTTTTTCAACTCTGTTTAAAATGGCAAGTAAGGCTTGGTATGTGACGAGCAATAGTAAGGATAACCTTAATTCGAGTGAATATTCTGTTAATTTGTATTATCATATAATTAACTATAAATAAAAAGAGAGGGGACATGGCATGAATGCGAAAATGTGGTTGCTAGTATTTAGCGTATTACTGCTTTTAGTAGCTTGTACAGGTAATAAGAAAGAAGCTTGGCAGGAAAGCGAATTTTTTGAATCAGGAAGTTATCGAATGATTGGAATCAAAGATAAAGTTGGCTTTATTTACGATAAAGAAACGATACCATTTACTGCAAATGAACCGAATAAATATATGTGGCATTTTTGGGGGGATGAGGATGAGTTAAAAGGCGATATTAAAGTAATTGGGATATTTGAAGACGAGCCAGACGAAAAAATTGAAATTTTACACGAAAAAATTAACTATTTAAGTGCTCACAACGGTGCAGATTATCATATACCTAGTTTGATGGAGTTGCCGAAAGCTGGTATGTGGAAGCTAGAAGTTTATATAGATGATAAAATTTTTGAAACGATTTATGTTGAGGTGGCATAATTTTATTAACGACAGAATTCACAAAAACATTTAATTTTTCAAAAAATATTGACTTAGTAAATTTCTGTATGCTAATCTTAAGGGGCACTAAATAATTTAAGGAAATGGAGGTAAGGATTATGATGATTTTATTAAACAGCACAATAACTAAACATTTTAATCCGGACCTGTAGCATGTTCTTTTTATTATTTGCTTGAACGCGCATAATAACAAGATGATACAGGCACGTCCCTGTATCTCTTATTTTAGGCATGTATCCTAATATAATGGGGATATATGTCTTTTTTTGTGCCTAAGGCGTGCGAAAATAGATGAAGGAGGACATCCGTATGTTCAAACAGTTTCAAGTGAAAATTTTAAAAAGGGAATCGCTAGATAGTGGATAGTGTAACTTTACAGTGAAGGTAGGTAAAAAAGAATATGTTTGATGTATTAGGAAAATTAACATGGTTTTTTAAGCAATATTGGAGGCGTTACACAATTGCGATTGTGCTGCTGATTTTAGCGAGTATCGTTGAAGTACTTCCGCCATGGGTACTCGGTCAGGCAATTGATGAGATGACGGAGGGTATAATGACAAAGGAATTGCTTAGCTTTTATTTGATAGGCATGCTTGTCATTATTGTACTCAGTTATTTAATGAATTTCGTGTGGCAATATCAATTATTCGGCGGTGCGATTACATTGGAGCGGATTTTACGTAAACGATTAATGCACCAATTTTTAAAAATGACGCCAACATTTTATGAGAAAAATCGTACAGGTGATTTAATGGCTCGTGCGACGAACGATTTAAACGCGGTGTCATTAACGGCTGGTTTTGGTATTATGACGTTGATTGATTCGACGGTTTATATGGGTGCAATTATTTTAGCGATGGGCTTTTTCATTTCATGGAAATTAACATTTTTTGCAATGCTACCTGTGCCAATCATGGCGATTTTAATTCAATACTTAGGGAAAATCGTTCATGAGCGTTATATGACGGCGCAAGAGGCGTTTGGCGAGCTCAATGACGATGTATTAGAATCAGTCGCTGGGGTACGTGTTATTCGCGCTTACGTACAAGAAACGAGAGATCAAAAGCACTTTGCTAATAAAAGTGAGGATGTATTCCAAAAAAATATGCATGTAGCAAAAATTAATGCATTATTTGGACCAATTACAAAAGCAGGTACGGCTATTTGTTATGTTGTAGCATTAGGGTACGGGGCTGTCTTAGTATCGAACAACGAATTGACAGTAGGTCAGCTTGTAACGTTTAACGTTTATTTAGGGTTGGCAGTATGGCCAATGTTCGCCATTGGCGAGTTGATTAACGTCATGCAGCAGGGGAATGCTTCGCTTGACCGTGTACAAGAAACACTTGATTACGAGGCAGATGTACAAAATCCAACACAAGCTGTGGCATTACAAGCGCCAACAGCCATTGGTTTTAATAATTTTACATTCCAATATCCTTTATCGCAGGTGAAAAACTTGCAGCAAATTTCAGTTGCCTTAAAGCAAGGGCAAACTTTAGGAATTGTCGGGAAAACAG from Metasolibacillus fluoroglycofenilyticus carries:
- a CDS encoding MazG nucleotide pyrophosphohydrolase domain-containing protein; protein product: MGQLTFSELQNYLALKYKEGRTSSALFMKLVEEIGEVAEVLNQLEGRKKIGLDASLEKELVDVIHYAIAIASVNNIDLTKAIIEKDKEAAIKYNQSPNLEEFLVAQQKIK
- a CDS encoding cation diffusion facilitator family transporter, which produces MELYTNLRAGEKGAWLSIGTYVALSAMKLIVGYLGSSAALKADGLNNTTDIIASIAVLVGLRISQKPADDNHQYGHLRAETVASLIAAFIMIAVGIQVLISSVKNIWNPTHTTPSMLTAIIALISAVIMYGVYRYNIALANKINSSAVKAAAYDNRSDALVSIGTAIGIGAAIIGFPIIDVITALLVGIIIVKTGIEIFWEAVHTLTDGFNTEDTEALCELIRKVDGVSDLVDFKGRSHGNMSFVDVTVTVNPYLNVWESHEITEQIENTIKKFNPYCVVLVHIEPHEIPAPKEDDYHF
- a CDS encoding hemolysin family protein, with translation MDGDIGELTIRLVAFALLIAATAFFVASEFAIVKIRATRIDQLVAEGNKKALKAKKVISNLDEYLSACQLGITITALGLGWLGEPTFAFILHPLFELFGLEGRITSLLSFIIAFSLVTFLHVVVGELAPKTLAIQKAEAVTLNLAGPLILFHNIMYPFIRALNGSARALTGLFGLKLVSESEAAHSEEELRMILSDSLKGGEINHSEYEYVNSIFEFSDRIAKEIMVPRTEIISIEKDQTLREVFEVMGVEQYTRYPITDGDKDHVVGLVNMKHLLTAYIKDPVNGETKVEDYMQPVIRVIDTIPISDLLLKFQQERIHLAILLDEYGGTSGLVTIEDIIEEIVGDIQDEFDADEIPEIQEISENHYIIDAKVLLENVNDILGIAIEDEDIDTIGGWVMTQHFDVVEGDTFEAYGYQFTIKESDGHHILYLEIKKLEEIEVTENNLIEEV
- a CDS encoding DUF4871 domain-containing protein, with product MNAKMWLLVFSVLLLLVACTGNKKEAWQESEFFESGSYRMIGIKDKVGFIYDKETIPFTANEPNKYMWHFWGDEDELKGDIKVIGIFEDEPDEKIEILHEKINYLSAHNGADYHIPSLMELPKAGMWKLEVYIDDKIFETIYVEVA
- a CDS encoding ABC transporter ATP-binding protein; translation: MFDVLGKLTWFFKQYWRRYTIAIVLLILASIVEVLPPWVLGQAIDEMTEGIMTKELLSFYLIGMLVIIVLSYLMNFVWQYQLFGGAITLERILRKRLMHQFLKMTPTFYEKNRTGDLMARATNDLNAVSLTAGFGIMTLIDSTVYMGAIILAMGFFISWKLTFFAMLPVPIMAILIQYLGKIVHERYMTAQEAFGELNDDVLESVAGVRVIRAYVQETRDQKHFANKSEDVFQKNMHVAKINALFGPITKAGTAICYVVALGYGAVLVSNNELTVGQLVTFNVYLGLAVWPMFAIGELINVMQQGNASLDRVQETLDYEADVQNPTQAVALQAPTAIGFNNFTFQYPLSQVKNLQQISVALKQGQTLGIVGKTGAGKTTFVKQLLREYPIGNGQLTIADIDLAQQTKEQVLDWIGYVPQDHVLFSRTIRENILFGKEDATEAQIADAIRLAHFEQDLKNLPMGIETLVGEKGVSLSGGQKQRVSIARALIKNPEILILDDSLSAVDAKTEAKIIDNIQNERSGKTTIITTHRLSGIQHADHIIVLDDGMITEQGTHEELLAQNGWYKEQFDRQQLEGGSE